AAAGTTTTTCATTACTGGATTCATGTTTGTGTTTTTTGGTAGTATGTGGATGTTAGAGATTGCTCTATATAAAAACGTTAAATATGTTCGAGGAGCCACTAAACAACAATTTATAAAGGCAGTAGATTCGAACTTATTTTGGGAAAATTTTGACGTCAAAAAAGCTTCTATAGGGAAATTTTGTGCCTTCTTAGCTGTTATGCTCTTATTGCTTTTTGCAACGGTAATAACATTTATTGCTTTTATTCCAGGTATTATTGATTCATTTGAAAGAAAAGCTCCATTTGAATTGCAGATAATAACTTCGCCCTTAATAGGAATACTACCAGCAGTTTTTTATCTTTCTCTGTTCCAAAACAACCCCATCCGCTGGTTGTTAGCCGTGCGAAAGTATGAGCAAGGAAAAGTGATATTTGCAGAAGACAAGGAGAAGAAACATGAGTGAGACACTATTACCAATGGGAACAGTGGTTAAACTAAAAGATCAAACAGAACTAATTATTATTGGCAGGGGTTCGCTAGTAGAGCAAAATCAAGAGCTTGTATATTTTGAGTATACAAGTGTTCTTGTACCAACTGGTTATCAGCAAGCCGATCAGCTTTATTTCTTTAATAACAGTGATATTCGTGAGGTTGTATTTATGGGATATAAGAATGATGCTGAGATAGAATTTGAATCTAATTTTTATCAGCTAGTTAAAAAGGCTGGTTTTAAAAAAGGAGTTACAGAGCTATAAGTTCGGTTAGATGATTTAATGATTATTTTAAAAACTATACTTCTATTTATACAAAGTATAGTTTTTGATTATTTAAATTTAAGAGGTTATAATGAAGGAAGAAAAATCGAAACAAGATCAGCTAGATGAATTACATCGTCGTCAGTATGAACTAGAACATAAAATCTCGGACAATGTGAAGAATATGAATGAATTGAGCGCCAAAAATCCCACGGATTATAATTTTTTAAAAAGCCTGAATGGTGATATTGAGAATGATAAGGGAGGCAATTACAATGAATATACAGATTTTAAAGAGTAGGAAATTATTCCTATTCCTAAGTATAGTAGCCACCTTATTTTTAGGGTACCAAGGCGTTAAAATCTATAGCTATTTCTCTCTAAAAAATCCACTAGATGAGATTTACTACTCAGAGACGAGTGCTTTTAACCTCCTGCATTTGCCAGATTTTAGCGAGATAATCCGAAGCGGTACATCATATCGAAGTGAAAATGAAATAACTTCTTTAAATCTAAAGAACAATGAAAGCCAAAAACTCGAAATTTCAAATAAGGGAAGTATGTTTCTTGAATATAGAAAACAATTATCTGATAATAGTTTTTTATTCATAGATTATGAATATGAAGAAGGTGTTTTAACTGAATATATTAGTATCGCTTATTCTGATATTTCTGATGAATACGTAAATTACAGGAAAAATGTTTCAAAACACAATGGTCGAAATACTGATATAGCCACAATATATCAATTTAATTCTAACGTTCATAATAACCAACCAAGTCTTACAAATCCTACCGAAGTATTGGAATATCTCAACCCCTACAACATTGACAAAGCTTGGCTGGAACAGAAATCTCATAAGATTTTATATGATGATTTCCTCAACATCTGGTTTAAAAAAGGAAGCCAGCGGTACTCAAAAAGCAATTTGGGTAATTTGAAAATAGAAAAAGCTGAGATCTTCCGGTAATTATTTCCTTAATGGCAAGGGAGCGTCATGTAAGGATTATATCAAACAAGAGTTATTGGTGCTACGATGCAAAGATATAGATTCCCTCTTCTTTAGCCAATAGCAAGCCAAGGAGGTTCGTCATGAAGATTAATAAACAAGAGTTGGTTATGGCTCGTGAGGAACTATATACCAATAAACACCCTAGAAGCCCAATTAAACATGGCACAGGCTAAAGCGCAAGGGATTATCGCCAGTCCGCACTTTAAGTCTGGTGCGAAAGATGCCTTAAACAGCGAGTTGACGAATGACACTATTCCGCTTTTGCTCAGCTATGTTGACAATATCAATGCCATTTACAATGATTTGATCACAGAAGGAGTAAACTAATATGAAAAAAATCATCCTAAGTCTCTTCACCCTCCTTATAGCAGTTCTCTGTGCCTTTGGTTTTTTGAGATATCGGGACTATGACTCACTAAAAAATCCAATTGATGAAATCTATTATGCGAGCGTTCATTACAAAAATATTCTTGGTTTGCCAGTCATGAGTAGGATTATAGAAAGTAATACGGCATATGTAGGTGAGCCAGCCTGGATAAATTATCATCGGGAAAAACCTAGTTTGGCAGATGATGAAGATTTGCAGCTATATATCAATTCCGATGGTTTGCTTGCTGTTTTGTATAGTAAAAAGTTATCAGGAGAAACTTATCTCAATATTGACTATGTCTATGAGGAGGGTTTCGTTAAACAAAATGTTTCCATTGCTTTCTCCAACGTTTCGGATTTTACTGTTCAAGCTTTTATTAATGAATCTAAAAATAGGGGCTATGTCAGGACAGCAGATGAAATTTATCGCTCTCTTAGAGGGGGAGAGCCCCTGCGTAAGAGTCTAGTGTCAAAAGAGGAGATATTGGACTATCTGAAGGATTACGATATTGATCAGACTTGGTTGGCAGAAAAATCTGATCAAATTCTCTACACCTATTTTCTGGATATCTGGTTTAAAGAGGGAAGTCAGCGCTATTCTAAAGAAAATATGGGCGATTTGAAAGTGAAATACTCGGATACCATAGGGAAAGAGTAAATAGGTTATACTAAACCAGACAGAATTCAATAAGTTTTTTTACTCAAAAACGTTATAGGCCTTTTCGATTCAAAGTTGAATTATCAGAGGCGATGCAACTCTTGGAGGACTTTAATGAGTAAAATGGTGAGTAGAGGAGGATGCGAATTGATAAAAAAGCCATCGATTGTTATTTATAAAAGATCAGCACTGGGATTGCTTAGTTTATTTAGTTTAATGGTGGTGACCAGTTTTTTAATATCTTTCTAGAAGAAAATCGGTCAGCAAATCTTTTCTATTTCTTAGTAGCAGTTTCTTTATTGCTCACAGTAGGTTGGATGGCCTTTGCTTTTATGGGAAAAATCCAGCTTGATGGTCAATACTTGCTTGTTTTCCGAAATTTTAAATGCTATCGCTTTCCACTTTCTTCGGTTGCATTTTACTTCGGAAAGAATAGACACGCTTATCGTGGCAGTTATGAATGGCCTTTATTTATTGTAGGGGAAGCGTTGACCCAAAATGGCAGCAGTCAAAAAGTAACGCTGAAGTTAATTGGAAGTAAGCGGAAGAACCGTCAATTCCAGCAGTTTATTCAAGAACATCTTGAAGGGAGAATACATCCTCTGCCTAAGGAAGATTCGTGGAGACTGAACGCTTTTGGTCAGTTAGAAATCATTGAAGATGAAGTGCATGAAGAACCCAAGTCAGCATTGGCAGTTACTAGGAAGCTGTCTGATTTTATCGAATTTGGAGCAGATCAAGGAAATGTCAAAAGGACTGTGTTTTATGATATTAAGCGAAATGAGCTTTTTGTAGGGAAAAGTGTGCCTTTTCCAATGATTTTTCTACCAAGTGCTGGTTTTTCTTATGGCCTATATGTATTAACGGAGAAGCTGACTGTACGAGGTTTGTTCCCTTTACTTTTTTCCTTCGTCTTCATGCTTTTACTGGCTCTTTACCAATTTAAAAATAGAAGGGAGAAATCAGTAGTTGAAGTAGTACCTTATGAGATGCCCATAGACTATTTTGCCACCCAAAAATCTAACAGTCTAAAAACCTATGCTCTCATTTTCCTCTTTGCCTTGATTTCTGCTATTTTTTCTTGGCTTTATCTTCTATTTGGTAGTTTCCTACTTTTATTTTTTACGATTGTCATATGGTATTGTTTCTTGCTCTTGCTCCTGTCTGGGCAATTTAAAAAAACCAAATATTTGAAAGTATTAGAAAAAGAAAAGTCATATAGAAATCAAAGATGGAAAAGTTGATTTGGAAAGCATGGGGATCAGAAATGGTATAAGGCTGGCAGATTTGCCGCGTATGATTCTCTTCTAATAGGGAGGAATGACTGGTTTTCAAAATTCTATCATTGTAATCAATATAATACTAGAAGAAGGAGGAGCTGGCCTGCTTCTTTTTCTTTCTTGCATTTATAGTAATAAGACCACAAAATAATCCAGCATATTAAAAATTTTCAGAAAATATCGAATTATCTGTTGACAGCCGAATGATACTGTGCTAAAATACTAATCAATAACATTTCAAAAGGAGTCAGTCAAACATGAAGTCAACTCAATTTTCAAACTTTGCTTTGTTGTTGCGTTACTCGGGCTAGTGCGAAAGCATTAGTCCTGTTTGGCTTACCAAGCGGGAGTAAATCAACATCTCGCTTGGCTTCCAGCGAGATGTTTTTATTTTATTCTTCACGAAAATCTTTGCTAGGATATGCTGAGAAAAGCGAACTAAAAGTTCATTTCATAGCTGTATCTATCATTGATTT
This genomic window from Streptococcus cristatus AS 1.3089 contains:
- a CDS encoding DUF4176 domain-containing protein, translating into MSETLLPMGTVVKLKDQTELIIIGRGSLVEQNQELVYFEYTSVLVPTGYQQADQLYFFNNSDIREVVFMGYKNDAEIEFESNFYQLVKKAGFKKGVTEL
- a CDS encoding TipC family immunity protein; amino-acid sequence: MNIQILKSRKLFLFLSIVATLFLGYQGVKIYSYFSLKNPLDEIYYSETSAFNLLHLPDFSEIIRSGTSYRSENEITSLNLKNNESQKLEISNKGSMFLEYRKQLSDNSFLFIDYEYEEGVLTEYISIAYSDISDEYVNYRKNVSKHNGRNTDIATIYQFNSNVHNNQPSLTNPTEVLEYLNPYNIDKAWLEQKSHKILYDDFLNIWFKKGSQRYSKSNLGNLKIEKAEIFR
- a CDS encoding TipC family immunity protein, giving the protein MKKIILSLFTLLIAVLCAFGFLRYRDYDSLKNPIDEIYYASVHYKNILGLPVMSRIIESNTAYVGEPAWINYHREKPSLADDEDLQLYINSDGLLAVLYSKKLSGETYLNIDYVYEEGFVKQNVSIAFSNVSDFTVQAFINESKNRGYVRTADEIYRSLRGGEPLRKSLVSKEEILDYLKDYDIDQTWLAEKSDQILYTYFLDIWFKEGSQRYSKENMGDLKVKYSDTIGKE